TTTTTCACCAGGGCAGGCCTCGGTGTGAAGGTCTGTCTGCACTGTGGACAGCTGTGGGTTTGTTTTGGAGCCTCTTCATCCCAGCAGCTTTCAATGCAGTTCATGCAGTAGCTGTGCCCACAGGGAATAGTCACTGGATCCTTTAGTAGATCCAGACAGATTGAACAGCACAGTTTTTCCTGGTCCAGCTGAACCCCTCGTTGCGCCATTTTACCTCTCAGAGACAGGGAATGGAAAATAGTTTCACTTTCTCatacaagagagaaaaatatctGAGTTCTGCTACCTCATACTTCCTGTATGGAACTAGAGCGCACTCACAACATGTTGGCTGCACCCTGTGTACAGCCATCCATAAACTTACAGATCTGTGAATGGTGCAGGAAGCACTACAACACGTGGCCTTAAGAGGATTGGATCtactgaaaagaaaagggagtGGTGAGAAGGTTTTTATACAGGAAGAGAAACCAGTCCAACAAATCAGAGTGTTCTACAGAACGTGTTTGAAAAGTTTGGGAAATCTGGATCATTGAATACACAAGCTAAGATCAGAAAATACATTCTGACAATATAGATCTTAAAATTGTTGTCTCACCCTCTTTCTGGTTCCAGTTCGACCACCTCACTCTAGTTCTCAATATTCTCACCTGTGGTACAGACCTCAAGTTTTAAATCTAAACACATCTGAAAGGCAGGACTATATATCCTGTCCTCACACTGTTTACTGAGCCATAAGTGAGGggtaaatgttttacagaacTTGTGTTTTCCCAGCAGGTGGCCCCCTTGGCCTTGTTTTCCCTGTGCTGTAAAAGTGAAGGCTCTTGTTCATCAACATTTTCACTGATATAATATGCAAAGTGTTGTTTCTATTCAGCAGCTAGTATGAGCTAGTATGATTAATACCTAGCAGCCTAAAACTAAAGTAGATAAATACAATTCaaccttcattcattcattcagacctgtttttaatttgtttctgtaCAGAGGATGTGGATTTGTTTCTGATCCTCTTCACCCGAGTGGCTTTTAATTCAGCTCCCATATGCAATTTTCCCACTGTGGGACTTTGGTTTCTAAAAAAAAGTGGTCGTAGTGGTATTCATAGAGGATAGGACACTCGATCCTTCAAGAAGATCTGGAGAGATTAATATttagaaaacctaacaatcccACTTTGTGGGCACCAGTTGCAACATGGACAAGAAATGAATCTAAATGTTAACTAGATTATCTTAATTTAAAAGAATCTCaatgtattttatatctttCCTGTGATACCGTTTTACCAGAATCAAACAAGAAATCATCAACTAATGATGATGTGTAGAGGTCGAACTCTTTTTGATAAATtgcttgaaaatgaaaaaaaaaaaaaaaaaaacgtttggggcctaaaggaataaaaaaagttgaaaaaaagttatgtatgttatgtaaaggttttgtcacattttgccGTATAAAAGACAGTAAAATATTGAACTGCCCTCACACCCCCTGTCctttgttgatgatgttgttgattAGCATTAGCCACTTTCATTTGAATGTCTAATTTGAGccatgtttaatttttttgtttgttttttccatggGTACTTTAACGTcctatttttttatgtgagcatttcttttaaaattaaaaaaaaaaaaaggaaaactcaAAATAGAAGGCCTGAAAACAACTTTAATGTGACAATAATAGGTCACTTACACAACAGTCAGACATTAatataagaagaaaaataaacctcACATTTGATTGCTAAATGTGCCCTTGGCTTTTATTAACAACCACATGTTAAAATACCGTCATATAGCAGAGAGCAAACTGCTGCTGGTACAATCGACTTGCTGCATTCATTCAGTAATAAAAAGACACTACTCGACATACAGTAACACTAGTAAGAAGAGGACACAGTAACAGAACTGGAATGCTTTGGCTTAGCACAGATATACTTAATCAGTTCATAGATTGTAACgactggagaagaaaaaagaaaaacatcatctTTACGTTCCTGTAAACAATCAATGACACAAAAAGACCTCTAAAACTCTTAATGCTTTTTAGAGTTAAGAAGATAAGTTAAGTTAGTTGAGAGAACAAACTACTCAGACATCATGAAGAGAAACCATTAACCCCTTTCTTGCTTTGTTATAGTATAGTACATTAGAAGTAAGGACCTGTGCAAGCTGAAGACATTATGACACGTCTGCTGATTGAAGACAGCTTCTTGGGAATTATTACAGTCTGGTTATAACACCtcaggaaatgaaagaacagcATGTGACATGGAAAACAAATTCATGTTGGGATCAAGTTTGTAGGAGATATTGAAAAGATTTTAAGGCTAAAGCAAAGTTGAAGTCCCTCAATGTAGTGATTTCTCAATGgacacagcagaggagaagTTCTCATTCAcacttattgtttttaaatcaacttCCTGACCACAGCACAGCCTGGCATAGTAACACCCCAGCATTATTGAGAATAAATATACCTCAACATGATTTatcctgttgtttttaatgtgaagtTAAATGTTTGAGTTGTCTTAATggacataaataaaactcaactaAATGTTGCTGCCTGATCCTACAATGGACAACTCGACTAAACTGCAATATATATAgatctgtatttatatatttttttttaatttgtaaaaagACACTAACATATCAAGTGCTGCGCAGACAGGCTAAAACTGTGAATGTCAAAAAAGTCTAACACCTCGTCTTATTATCAGGCCACCGTGGTGGTGAGCAGGAACAAACTGACTAAAAATAAggctttaatttttaaaatcctGAGTTAAACATCATTGTAAGCTACACAGTCACAGCATGACTTCAAACCACGGTGTGGCAGTGGTCGTCTCTTCGgtgagcccccccccccctccgcAGTTTGCATTTGAGCAGAGTGTGTGCAATCAGAACAACTGGAGACATTGGAGTCAAGGTCACAGACACTGCAGCAAAAGTCACATCAGGATGAGCAACACTACGAGCTCCTGTTTCATTTCTTGGATCCCTCAAAGTAAAACGTCTCCTTAAAGTCAAAGCAGTctgatgtttctgtgcagaGATCCTCATGTCGACCACTTCAGCAGCGACTCCTCAGAGGTAAAAGAAGACTAACCAAGCGCTCCTTGCACTTTCCCCAACCCCTTTGATTCCCCTGCAGTTACTGTTTCGCTCCATCTCCCATTCAGCCTCCATCACACGTTCTCAGCCTCTCTATGGGGAACCTCCCTGATGTTGTCCTGTAGCCCGCCACGTGCCTGTGGCCGGCGTCGAATGCTCCGCCCAGATGAGATGAGGTCGGCGTAGCCACGGGAGTGAGAGAAGGCATAGGCGGAGCGGCGGGAACGCCTGCCTCGCTCAAAGGCTGGTGGtgcctttttcctctcttcctcttccagcTCCATCTCGTACTTCCTCCTGTTCCTCTGGACCTGGTGGATGACGGACAGTTTAGATCACTGTTTTGTCATTGCTGTATTCTTTTATTTCAAGGTTTAATGATTCAATTTGATTTGGTAGTTATGAGttatggggtggctgtggctcaataggtagagcagttgactgccaatcgtaggattggtggttcgattcccggctgccatgtcacatgccaaagtgtccttgggcaagatactgaaccccaagttgcccccggtgagtcaggtcagctgcatagcagctctgccatcggtgtgtgaatgtgtgtgtgcttgtgtgtgtgaatgggtgaatgagaagcagtgtaaagcgctttgagtaccaactaggtagaaaagcgctatataagtgcagaccatttaccatttaccatttatgaaaaaaatatactcaggaaaaaaacacttaataattactatatttaaaaagtgttctGATGCACTGCTTTCTTTCAATCCTGTTCTGTAACTAATGCAGCAACAGTGACTGCTgtaaccacttttttttttttttttttttaaatgatagtACGTAGGTGGCCTGGACTCACCTTGTCCCCTACAGAAGGCCAGATGGTTTTATGGAGGAACTGGATGCAGATGACAGGCAGCAAACTGATGCCCACAGTCAGGATGATGGTTAACCACAAGTAAGGCTGACGCAGAGCATTCGATGCTACACctacagacacaaaacacacaacatagtAGAAGAAAAGACCTGTGTCAAAAAGGTACAACACAATGTATACTAGAGTCCAAAAGAGCTTTGATGTTGTAAGAAATACAATTAAGAGACACGTCTTGGGAAGCTTATGGTGGAGAGATTTGAGTGTTAAAGCAACCTGAATAAAGAAAGCTCATGTCACTTATTTTTGTAGCAGATCATCATAAATGTGTCTCAGATGAATAAAGTGTTTCACTCTGGATGAGGAAAACTAGAGaagaataaactaaatatgaCCGACATGTCATAAATGTAGTGTCATGTGCCACTGCTCCCGATGGGATCATTTCAAGAAGCTAATTCTGCTGTCAAAACGATGTGTCACTATAGAATCACATGACcaaatatcaaaatgaaaactgtttgcTATTACTATACTAGTTAAATTACAATGTTTAAACTGGACATTTCTAATGTCCAATGTGCAACAAACACAGCATTAGTAAAATAGTTCTCTCAATTCCACCCGCTTGGGTGTAGAGCATATAAAGCTGGGTGGAGTGATTTTAGACTAACCAGTGAAGGTAAACACTGAGGGGAAGATGACGTGAATCCCGCCACTGTGGAAGTCAAACATGATGCCGAAGTAAATGGCTATGCTGCCCAAAACCGCAAAGCAGTTGACGAAGGTCCAGAAGGAGGTATCCAGAGAGATCTGGCAACCAAGACATGAAGGGCACGACAAAATGTCAGCAGGTCAAACAAACAGTACTACATAATATTCCACAGTATTCTACAGCATCCTTACTGGATTTCATGATTCAGTGCAGACAGGTATTTTTTATCTCCttagtaaaaactaaaactctcTAACCTGCAGATTGACCGTAAAGATCAGAGACGTAGCGGTGACAACGGCAAAGGACTGGTAGTCAGAGGGGGCTTCTCCATCCTGCCCCATGGTCTGCAAAAAGGCTCCATAGGggatgaagaagatgatgagTGAGACGAAGATGCCATGGAACAAGCTGACAAAAAAGTTCTTGTAGTTGAACAGTGACCCCTGCTGGCCAGGAAGGTAGAGCTTCGGGAATTTCAGGCTCAGTTTGTCGTTAAGGTCCTGCAGCATGGGGGTGAAGGGGAATCAGTTAGCAAAGGTCCGAATTTTATTGCAACAACACTGTGACATATCAGGATGAGAGCCcgagaaaatgtttttgtaatgctATTTCAATAATAGTTATGTCAATcttttctgtatctgtctgttttttacCTGGTCAAGAAGTCCAACTAGTAGAACAGGTAAGCTGCTGTAGCAGAGATTGTAGAGAGTGATGAACCAGTCTTCAAAGGCGATCTGCAGGCACCAAAACAAGTGGATCACGATACAATAATCAGATTAATAATGACCCAACCCATCAGGTGAACGtcactgtattttgtaatttcaaTGTTATCTAAAACTGCTCCCTGTTGATAAAAaagttaaagctgcagtatgtgtGTAGAAATATCCTCCAAAACACATCATACTGAGGAAAGAGGCTGTTGATGCTTCCAGTGAAGTCAGACTCACTGAACTGTCTAGCATGGAAAATGTATCTTCTAAAGGTTTCTGAGTGAGGCTTATCCTCCTAACCAGTCAGAGAAGtattatttctgcttgtttaATGAGTTGTGTAGCTTCAGGTCGACAGTAACTTCAAGTGAATGAATACGTGGAGTGCTGTGCACATCATAACAGAGCGTAGTGGAGCAGGGAGAGTTAGAGCTGGGTGGAGTGAGTCCGATTCAGTCCTCATGCTACACCTAGCTTAAGCTGAATAATGTAGCTTTAAGAGAAAGCCTAAATGAAGActactttttaatcatttgcatTTCTGGTTGAATATCTCTCCAGGCTTGTGAGCTGCTGACCTGTGAGGAGTATCCGCTGAAGAAGGAGTACCAGAAGTGGACCAGAGTAAAGGCAAAGTTCTTGAAGAAGAAGTAACGCAGGAACTTGCACATTCGGATGTAGGACCAGCGTCCGTGCACCAGCAAAAGGCGCTGCAGGTAACGGAACTGAGCAAAGGCGTAGTCGCTGGACATGACGGCCTGCATCCCCTCCTGGCCGCTGATACCAACCCCGATGTCGGCAGCTGGGAGGACGGAGGACACAGTGAGAGATTAGAGGAGATTTGTTGAACATAatatgctgcaaaaaaaaaaataaaaaaaagagagagaaaaatccATTTATGTCCTTACTCTTGATCATGTTGACGTCATTGGCTCCATCTCCGATGGATAACGTCACAGCCTTCTTGTACTTCTTTACCAAACTCACCACGTTAGCCTTTTGCTTCGGTGTGACACGACAACAGATCACTGCCTCGCACTCACAGGCCATGTTCACAAAATCAATCTACagaggaacaacaacaaaaaaaaaaaaaaaagctatgtCACCATGTCTGATATGCATTAAACAGGGGGAGCACACATTATGTTATTTAGTTGCACCTGTCTCaactctttttctttgtcattcaTTGGCTGTCCATCCTGAGGGCTGGTTGGAGTCGGTCGCTTTCCCAGACGACGAAGACGCAGGCGACggcgtttcttcttcttttcatagAGAATCTCattctaaaacaaaaaacaaagagaatcTGTCAGCACTATTCATCACGTTGGCTCAGATTAGGGTGAAACAGAGTCTGCATTAGTCTGAATGCTACTGACAGATGAatcatgtttgtcattttaaaaaccaaactgaTCTTGAACTCACCAGCCATCCTCCAGTGATAATGAGAGCGTTTTTGCCTGGTTCGGTGAAGAAAGGCTCTGCGGGTTTCTTTTTGCCTGGACGGGAAGATGTGGGCTCGTTTCTCCTCTTGGTCTGACGAACTGTCAGCTTGTCACTAGAGACACAAACCAAAGAGAAACTCTTACACAGTGTAATATGGCAGCCTGAGAGCCTAAAGTGCTGCTGAAAACCAAGATATAGAGATGAAACATCAAATAGGAGAACACTATGAAAGCTACAGGCAGGTCTATATGGCAAGAGCAGGGAACAACAAGTGTGCCTACTAGTAGTGTACTGTCCAGTcggttttgttcttgtttggcccataaaaaaaaacaaaaaaaaaaaaccaagatGTTTATCTGTGCCACACAAAGTATAAGAAATAGAGGAGTGGCCAAGACACATCAAAATCTagttgaaaacatttaattaattagttaattctGTTCACTGAATGttgataattaaaatgatcCAAGCAATTGTTTCTGAAAGCATCATTTGGGCAGTAAGCTGTGTATTTAACAAATGACACATTAGTCAGTTTGACTAAACAAGTACCTTCCaaatatatacagtagtgtTTAGTGCTAAAATCCCTTTATTGTTTATTCCCTCattattttctgctctgtgacattttaatcaaCTCACTTGACGTCTTCACCATAGTGGATCTTCATGTCGTCTGTCAGAAGTGAGCAGGAATAGCCGATGTTTTCTGCCGTTTCTGGAGGaaaccattaaaacatttaaaaagattgGATTTTGTACTTTCCAGCTGTATCATTACTGCTAAACAGAACAGGTTAGTATGTAAatctataatttttttatatttatttttttcatagaGAGCATAAAGCTGTGAATCTTGGTACCTTTCTTATCTCCAGTCAGGACCCAGATCTTGATGTCAGCCTTAGCCAGCTTAGCGATGGTCTCTGGCACCCCGTCCTGCAGTTTGTCCTCTATGGCTGTCGCCCCTATCAGCTAAAGAGAAGAACCCTACAGGTTATACATctcactgttttttgttttttattttacttgatTTAAAAGCACTGAAAAAACACCCATATACGAGACAGGATGTCTGTGTTCTTGTTCGAGCCTCAGTTTGAAAACCATCACACCCCTAAATTACACTCGGACAGAACACACTACAATGAACCAGagtatgaaaatgaatgtttttcatAATTCCCTTTTTAAACAAATCCTAATCTTTGAAAACATGAGCAGCATCAATACTAAACCCTGGAACTGTTATTAATCCTCACTCTGTGCTTCTAGTCGAGTACCTAGTTTACGGTTTTCTTCCTGAATCCTTAATATTCCAGTTTCCCAGTGTTTCCCCCAAGGAACTAACATTTTCTAAATCATGACATTTCTTCCTTGGCTCATTTGTCAAACTAAAATGTTGTTCTTTTCTACTGACCATGAGGTTTTTCTCGATTTCCTCATACACCTGGTCGAGGGCACTCTCTCGGTTGACCATGGTCACCTGGgcttctttgtgtttcctggACCAGGCTTCATACTCCTCTGCACTGATGTCTTTGTAACACAGGCACAGTGTCCGCAGGGTCTCGTTGGCAAAGATCTGCAACACGAAACACAATTTCAATTACACAGTTTCCTTCCACAGAGAACGAGAGAAAAGCAGCTACTGCACATGCCTGACAGCATTTCTAAATGTCTACCGTTCTACAATTTTACCCACTGGTTCCAGTAAGAATGAAGTTACATGAACTCACATCCAGGGCAGTCTGGGTTGTTTCCTTGTGTTTGGAGTTGGGTGCGAGTCGCTCGTAGATGACGGTGTCTGCTCCTTTACAGTAGAGACGAATACGACCATCAGGAAACTtcactgaaagacagaaaacacagacactttgAAGTTCTGAATTAAGACCAAGTTCAAACTAAAGGTTTAAATgttctaaataaaaaattatgtaCAGTATCGATCACTTCGGTTCCACCTGTTTCAACTGATACACAACACTAATTAGGAAATACTAACT
The Anabas testudineus chromosome 22, fAnaTes1.2, whole genome shotgun sequence DNA segment above includes these coding regions:
- the atp8b1 gene encoding phospholipid-transporting ATPase IC codes for the protein MSRQRADSQGSMGPDDEVMPYSDDETDDELEPSFEGEAEEPPGVEHPPVEARSEIGWRVKANDRPYHHLPEFQKKVFLCFKKSRYSGNAIKTYKYNVFTFLPLNLYEQFKRAANLYFLALLILQIIPDISTLPWYTTLIPLVVVLAITAIKDLVDDLARHRMDKEINNRKCEVLLDGRFQESKWMDIQVGDVVRLKKNDFIPADILLLSSSNPNSLCYVETAELDGETNLKFKMGLKETDERLQQQNQLAQFDALIECEEPNNRLDKFTGTMRWQGEQYPLDLDNMLLRGCKIRNTEECHGLVIFAGADTKIMRNGGKTRFKRTKIDELMNYMVYTIFVLLLLVSAGLGIGTSFWYQDIGSKSWYLYDGKNQDATYRGFLSFWGYIIVLNTMVPISLYVSVEVIRLGQSKFINWDLQMYFADKDTPAKARTTTLNEQLGQIEYIFSDKTGTLTQNIMQFKKCTIAGHSYGDPTTAEGVSLERGKPVDWGWNRYADRKFQFMDNALVARVRSKKDKDASEFFKLLSLCHTVMVEHKDGDLVYQAASPDEGALVTAARNFGYVFLSRTQDTITIKEMDHETTYKMLALLDFNSDRKRMSIILKFPDGRIRLYCKGADTVIYERLAPNSKHKETTQTALDIFANETLRTLCLCYKDISAEEYEAWSRKHKEAQVTMVNRESALDQVYEEIEKNLMLIGATAIEDKLQDGVPETIAKLAKADIKIWVLTGDKKETAENIGYSCSLLTDDMKIHYGEDVNDKLTVRQTKRRNEPTSSRPGKKKPAEPFFTEPGKNALIITGGWLNEILYEKKKKRRRLRLRRLGKRPTPTSPQDGQPMNDKEKELRQIDFVNMACECEAVICCRVTPKQKANVVSLVKKYKKAVTLSIGDGANDVNMIKTADIGVGISGQEGMQAVMSSDYAFAQFRYLQRLLLVHGRWSYIRMCKFLRYFFFKNFAFTLVHFWYSFFSGYSSQIAFEDWFITLYNLCYSSLPVLLVGLLDQDLNDKLSLKFPKLYLPGQQGSLFNYKNFFVSLFHGIFVSLIIFFIPYGAFLQTMGQDGEAPSDYQSFAVVTATSLIFTVNLQISLDTSFWTFVNCFAVLGSIAIYFGIMFDFHSGGIHVIFPSVFTFTGVASNALRQPYLWLTIILTVGISLLPVICIQFLHKTIWPSVGDKVQRNRRKYEMELEEEERKKAPPAFERGRRSRRSAYAFSHSRGYADLISSGRSIRRRPQARGGLQDNIREVPHREAENV